A stretch of Arachis hypogaea cultivar Tifrunner chromosome 15, arahy.Tifrunner.gnm2.J5K5, whole genome shotgun sequence DNA encodes these proteins:
- the LOC112748995 gene encoding uncharacterized protein, with product MMESAETGECLWMVTDEYIFGIRVEKLEKLGKNEDRDWKSLLERDRFDFLFKLPESRTWDHFIFDGKLFLVDVQPVSGTKIYQISYVGGNTLGISEAVATGAIPPPPTSYHSFLANIKDKVYMVEHTVAPPSGRKRGLWVLRSGSSPPNWHSLAVPPIELASDYSIHGFVLNDKLFLHGGSTPGIAHVYHPKCDAWSAWIKQEGVFSLPAYDVFWPVSFLGDVGDRSVVLTWNLMGLPGPGVKYEIHALLVDNKDYCILRHQFLDELCEAIQPSFFDDSCSNLNLVDLGNSKVCVIIGGLAEGIPSLFILVVELGLVQEEEQQRFLSVRVLVNRVFHMKRHLSEDFFQLPWTSFLFSLRKGTSDIDRDAVKDHIGEKVPTLTSASLKAFSRKRSSGKENNVVKVAQSKEISLKRTKLESAVVGLDKYLAVSQLKDRARELGMKDMTEALKPKEKEKIEAALTLKVGELENALKDAKNSKETMAFEMFWKGFDRAVSQIKALALDVNVDDMDVSKIVVNGVLVDADILEGGCDENAADVEKKDP from the exons ATGATGGAGTCGGCGGAAACAGGAGAATGCCTGTGGATGGTGACAGACGAATACATCTTTGGCATCCGCGTTGAGAAGTTAGAAAAATTGGGGAAGAATGAGGATAGGGATTGGAAATCCCTTCTTGAGCGGGATCGGTTTGATTTCCTTTTCAAACTTCCAGAGTCCCGCACGTGGGATCACTTTATCTTCGACGGGAAACTTTTCTTAGTCGATGTTCAACCCGTTTCTGGCACAAAGATCTACCAAATCTCCTATGTCGGCGGCAACACGTTGGGCATATCTGAGGCAGTAGCGACGGGCGCAATCCCTCCGCCACCGACCAGCTACCACAGTTTCCTTGCAAACATTAAAGATAAAGTTTACATGGTGGAGCATACTGTGGCACCACCGTCAGGAAGAAAGAGGGGGTTATGGGTTTTACGTTCGGGTTCCAGTCCCCCGAACTGGCATTCCTTGGCCGTTCCTCCAATCGAACTCGCCTCTGATTATTCGATTCATGGTTTCGTGTTAAATGATAAACTTTTCTTGCATGGCGGATCCACACCAGGAATTGCCCATGTCTACCACCCAAAATGTGACGCATGGTCGGCATGGATTAAACAGGAGGGCGTATTTTCTCTTCCTGCTTATGATGTTTTCTGGCCTGTGTCGTTCCTTGGAGATGTAGGCGATCGCAGTGTGGTGCTGACATGGAACCTGATGGGTCTTCCCGGACCTGGTGTGAAATATGAGATACACGCTTTGCTGGTGGATAATAAAGATTATTGCATTCTTCGCCATCAATTCCTTGATGAGTTGTGTGAGGCGATCCAACCATCCTTCTTTGATGATTCGTGCTCAAATCTCAACTTGGTTGACCTTGGCAACAGCAAAGTATGCGTTATCATCGGTGGTCTCGCAGAAGGCATTCCATCCCTTTTCATTTTAGTAGTTGAATTAGGGTTGGTACAagaggaggagcagcaaaggtTCTTATCTGTGCGTGTACTCGTGAATCGAGTCTTCCATATGAAGCGTCATCTCTCAGAGGACTTCTTTCAATTGCCCTGGACCTCCTTTCTTTTCTCGCTCAGAAAGGGAACGTCGGACATAGACAGGGATGCCGTGAAGGATCATATAG GTGAGAAAGTTCCCACCCTGACTTCGGCATCTCTGAAGGCCTTTTCCAGGAAGAGGTCATCCGGGAAGGAAAATAATGTGGTCAAGGTTGCTCAATCTAAGGAGATTAGTTTAAAGAGAACAAAGCTAGAGTCAGCTGTTGTAGGTCTTGATAAGTACCTGGCGGTTTCTCAATTGAAGGATAGGGCTAGAGAATTGGGTATGAAGGACATGACCGAGGCTTTGAAGCCgaaggaaaaagagaagattGAGGCGGCATTAACTCTAAAGGTGGGTGAGCTGGAGAATGCATTAAAGGATGCTAAAAATTCAAAGGAGACAATGGCTTTTGAGATGTTTTGGAAAGGGTTTGATCGTGCTGTAAGTCAAATTAAGGCTCTTGCGCTGGATGTTAATGTGGATGATATGGATGTATCCAAGATTGTGGTAAATGGAGTATTAGTGGATGCTGACATCCTGGAAGGTGGTTGTGATGAAAATGCTGCAGATGTTGAGAAGAAAGACCCATAG